The DNA window ATCGCCACCGTCAAATTCACTGTAAGCTCTGACAATCTTCTGGATATGTTTGTCACCCAGGCGGTTAAGCTTTCTAACCTCAGGGTGCTGTTCAAATTCCTGGGATGCATTGATAAACAGAACCTTCCCTTTCCTTTCTTCAGGTTTATTTTTATTCAGGATTATAATAGCACCAGGGGCTCCTGTGTTGTAAAACAGTTTTTCAGGAAGGAGAATAACACACTCAATCAGTTTTTTCTCAAGTATCTTTGTTCTGATGGTCTTTTCCTTCCCTCCACGAAAGAGACAGCCATTATCAATAACAACACCCACTCTTCCTGTATCATCTTTAGCACTGGCCACCATGTGCTGAATCCATGCCCAGTCTGCCGACTGCTTAGGCACGAAACCGTAGCTAAAACGCTTCTTCCAGAACTCCCCTTTTTTAATAGTCTCCTCAGAGTAGCCATCCTGATTCCATGGAGGATTTGCTATAACCACATTAAACTTCTTCAGTACGTCGCCTTCCTTAAACTTGGGATAAAGCAGTGTATTTCCATAGGCAAGATGAGCATTTTTAATGTCATGGATATAAAGGTTCATTCTACCAAGTGCCAGAGTCTTCGGGTTGAATTCCTGTCCATAAAGGAAGAGCTTGTTGGCCCCGGAGCTATCATATTTGTCTTCAATATGCTTATAGGAAATAATCAGCATGCCATTTGAAGCCGAGGCAGGGTCATATACACTATCACCTGGCTTTGGTTCAAGTATTTCCACCAGAAGACGTATAACCTCCCTGGGAGTGTAAACTTCACCTTCTTTGGCTTTTTGCGGAGCAAAATATTTCAAAATCCATTCATAAGCATCTCCTAAAATATCAGGAGATACATGACGGAGCTTTTTCTCGCTGAAAAGTTCTACCAGTTGCCTCAAAATTTCAGCATTTTCTCTGCTGGTGGTAAACTGTATAAAATCAACATTTTCCAGTACATCCTTTAACTGTGGGTTTTTCTGGGCCAGTGCCTTAAAGGCTCCAGAAAGTTTTTCCGGAAGTTTATTCACATCCTTTCTTATATTATCCCAGAGATACTCCTCAGGAAAATCAAAATCGTGAAATGTAGGATTTTTAGCCTCTTCCCTTGCTTCCTTTTCGGATAGGCCATCTTCCAAAGCCTCCTTATACGCTTTTTCATATTCCTCCTCCCATCTGTCACTTATTCTTTTTAAAAACAGAAGGATTAAGATGAAACTATAATCAATCTGGGTCCTTATAAGGTCAGCAGCCTTTTTCAGTAAACCCTCAATATCAGACCTGCTCAATTTTTCCTCTTTGATATCAAACACTTCCTCTACAATGTCTTTCTTACTTTTCAACAGGTATATACTTCTTCTGCCATCCTCAGGGTCAAGGTCAGCCATCAGCCAGCCAGCTTTCTTAAGTTCGGATAGATAAACAGGTATCTGGCTCCTGTCGTCTTTGTTCTTTTCCCCAAGAACCCTGGCAGCATCTTCCAGCTTAAAGGAAGAATTATTAAAGGCATCCCAGAGAATAGAGTATCTATGTTCAACCCACCTGGGCAATCTGACTTTGACCTTCTTCATAGATTAATAATAAATCCATAAGCATATAAACCTTTCGCTTATTAAATAAGCACAGTACATTTTAGCTTATCAAAATTGCAGCCCTGTGTGAAAATCAAACCTGATAGCCTTATAATTACCCCTCTGGTAGCCATAAATTACATCCCACCATATACAAATTTACTATTTCAAAAGCTCCGGTCAATCCAGCATTAATTATCAATGATAGAATCCATCAAAAAGGTAATGATCGACAAATTTGAGCCTCGCTGGATTGCCTGGGAAATTTCCCAGAGATGTAATCTTAACTGCGTCCACTGTAGAGC is part of the archaeon BMS3Bbin15 genome and encodes:
- a CDS encoding putative type I restriction enzymeP M protein; amino-acid sequence: MKKVKVRLPRWVEHRYSILWDAFNNSSFKLEDAARVLGEKNKDDRSQIPVYLSELKKAGWLMADLDPEDGRRSIYLLKSKKDIVEEVFDIKEEKLSRSDIEGLLKKAADLIRTQIDYSFILILLFLKRISDRWEEEYEKAYKEALEDGLSEKEAREEAKNPTFHDFDFPEEYLWDNIRKDVNKLPEKLSGAFKALAQKNPQLKDVLENVDFIQFTTSRENAEILRQLVELFSEKKLRHVSPDILGDAYEWILKYFAPQKAKEGEVYTPREVIRLLVEILEPKPGDSVYDPASASNGMLIISYKHIEDKYDSSGANKLFLYGQEFNPKTLALGRMNLYIHDIKNAHLAYGNTLLYPKFKEGDVLKKFNVVIANPPWNQDGYSEETIKKGEFWKKRFSYGFVPKQSADWAWIQHMVASAKDDTGRVGVVIDNGCLFRGGKEKTIRTKILEKKLIECVILLPEKLFYNTGAPGAIIILNKNKPEERKGKVLFINASQEFEQHPEVRKLNRLGDKHIQKIVRAYSEFDGGDGFARAVPLEEIRENDYNLNVTLYVFPEEELEEIDVAREWKELKGIDRDIIDVEERIEGYLEELG